DNA from Desulfosporosinus sp. Sb-LF:
GTTTACTTGAGAGGGCTCATCGAGTTCTCGAACATTTGCCGGCAGGATTGCTTGTATTGCGGAATTCGGGCTTCCAATGCGAAGGTGGAACGTTACCGGTTAACACCAGAAAAAATTTTAGCCTGCTGCGATGAAGGGTATAAATTAGGCTATCGGACGTTTGTCTTGCAAAGCGGTGAAGATCTTTGGTATACAGAGGAGATTTTCGTTGCTTTACTTGGCGAGATCAAGAGTCGTTATCCAGAGGTAGCCATTACCCTATCCATTGGCGAGCGGAGAGTGGAAACCTATCAAAGTCTCTTTGCCGCAGGTGCAGATCGCTTTCTAATGCGCCATGAAACAGCTTCGAAAGAACTGTATGAAACGTTACACCCGACGATGCTCTTTGATAACCGCCGGGCCTGTTTAACTGCCCTGAAAGGTCTTGGCTATCAAGTGGGCGCTGGGTTTATGGTGGGGCTTCCTGGGCAAACGTTTGCGGATTTGGCAGAAGACTTACAATATTTAAAGGAACTTCGTCCAGACATGATTGGGATTGGACCTTTTATTCCGCATAGTGAGACACCTTTGGGTGCGGAAAAAGGTGGAACGATTGAAGATACGTTGGTGATGGTTGCACTGGCTCGCCTGCTTATTCCAGATAGCCTTATCCCGGCCACGACCGCCCTTGGTACTTTGCATCCGCAAGGCAGAGAGATGGCCTTGAAAGCAGGTGCCAACGTTCTGATGCCGATTATCACCCCCACCTTCGTAAGAAAACAATACGAACTTTACCAAAACAAAATTTGTGTAGAGGATCGTCCGGAAGATTGCCGATATTGCATAGAACGTAGGATACAATCGGTGGGGTTTGAAGCGGATATGGGTAGAGGGGATAGTCTACAGTTTATCTCACAGAGAACAACTGAGAGCTTTGGAGCGAGCTAGTAAGCTTTCATAGATATTTAATTTGGACAAATCGGAAGGAAAGGTTACAATATTACAAAAGAATCTGTATAATTTCTGGAAGGGTGATTTTAAATGGATACTAAGATTAATATCTTGGCTTTTACAGGAAGCCTACGTCGCAATTCATACAACAAGGCGTCTTTACGAGCTGCGAGGGACCTAGTGCCTGAGGGCGCAAGCTTAGATATAGTGGATCTCGCGCTTATCCCATTTTTTAATGAGGATTTGGAGGCTGAAGGGATTCCTCAAGTGGTGGTAGATTTCAAAAGGAAAATAGCCTTGGCCGATGCACTCCTAATTGCTACACCAGAGTACAACTATTCAATACCACCCGTATTAAAAAATGCCTTAGATTGGGCCTCTCGGGGTACGGATTTGCCATTGTATGGTAAGCCATTGGCAATCATGAGTGCCTCCCCTAGTATGTTTGGAGGAGTACGTGCTCAGTATCACTTGCGCCAGGTTTGTGTTGTACTTAATCTCTTGCTGCTTAATAAACCGGAAGTATTTATAATGAATGCAAATACTAAGTTTGATCAGGATGGGACGTTGATGGATGACTATACTCGAAATGTGATTTCTAAGCTTTTGCAGGCTCTGGTGGATAAAGCCCGGGAGTTAAATGAAAAATAAGATACGTTTGAAGCCAGGGATCATGTCTTGTGGTTAAAAAAACCGGTACCTATTTTTAGATCCTTAGCAGAGGCCACGACTGCATAATTGAATTAATAGTTGTTAGATATGGAGTAGATTGTTATTGCTTTTGTCAGTGTTAAGAAGTATATCTTAAGAAGAGGAGGCTATAGAGAATTTAATGGATGATAAACTGATAAAACT
Protein-coding regions in this window:
- the hydE gene encoding [FeFe] hydrogenase H-cluster radical SAM maturase HydE; translated protein: MSNLHNLLEKAYQTNNLAREEIIDLLENITHTDREVLYNYALKTKQDKYGNKVYLRGLIEFSNICRQDCLYCGIRASNAKVERYRLTPEKILACCDEGYKLGYRTFVLQSGEDLWYTEEIFVALLGEIKSRYPEVAITLSIGERRVETYQSLFAAGADRFLMRHETASKELYETLHPTMLFDNRRACLTALKGLGYQVGAGFMVGLPGQTFADLAEDLQYLKELRPDMIGIGPFIPHSETPLGAEKGGTIEDTLVMVALARLLIPDSLIPATTALGTLHPQGREMALKAGANVLMPIITPTFVRKQYELYQNKICVEDRPEDCRYCIERRIQSVGFEADMGRGDSLQFISQRTTESFGAS
- a CDS encoding NAD(P)H-dependent oxidoreductase → MDTKINILAFTGSLRRNSYNKASLRAARDLVPEGASLDIVDLALIPFFNEDLEAEGIPQVVVDFKRKIALADALLIATPEYNYSIPPVLKNALDWASRGTDLPLYGKPLAIMSASPSMFGGVRAQYHLRQVCVVLNLLLLNKPEVFIMNANTKFDQDGTLMDDYTRNVISKLLQALVDKARELNEK